CCGCGGAGAAGATCGAAGGGGCCAAGGAAGGCTCTGCGAGCGCGGCATTCGATGAAAAAGAAAAAACTGCCCTTGCGCTTTGCGAGGAAAGCACCCGGGGCGTGAAGGTGTCGGATGCCACATTCGATGCCCTGAAGGCGCATTATTCAGAGGCCGAGATAGTGGATCTTTTGGGTGTTATCGGCGTGATCAATATGTGGAACCGCTTGATTGTCGGTCTGGGCTTCTAGCGATGCGTTTTTAAAATTGAGAGGCGAAAAAGATGGCCGAAATGTCGTCTTCACCCGGAGGTAGGACAGAGCCGGACCTTCCGAATCAGCGCCGGCTGCTGGAGCGCTTTCGGTGGAGGCGGAGCGTCATGTACTGGGCCATCGGGGTCGTCTCCATTGCCGCGCTTCTCGGCGCAGGCTCCTGGTGGCGCTACAGCCAGAATTATGAAACCACCGACAACGCCTATGTCCATGCTACGGTGGTTCCGGTCAGCTCCCGCATCTCCGGCGTGATCACCGAAGTTCTAACCGATGACAATCTGGCAGTGAATGCCGGGGATTTGATCGTGCGGCTCGACCGGAGCACATACCAAGTGGCGGTCGAAAAGGCCGAGGCGAGGGTGGCGGTGGCGCGCGGCCGCTACGAATCGGGCAAGATTTCGGTCACTTATTCGACGGGCCGTTCGGACGCCCTGGTGGATGAGGTGACTGCCCGCCGCGGCCGCCTGCGGCAAACACTCCGATCGGCGCAGGCCCTTTTGCGCCAAAGAAGGAATGAGGCCGACGCCGCAGCCGCGAATTTCAAGAAGGCGACCGATGATCTCGCCCGGAAGCACAGACTTTATAATGAGAAGGTCATATCCGAGGAAGAGCTTCAGCAATTCATGTCAACATTCAAGGTGGCAGAGGCGAACTACAAGGCGGCGGAGTCGGCCCACATGGTCGAGACGGAAAATATTTCCGCCGTGGTGCAGGAACTGAAGGAGGTGGAGGCTTCTATTTCGCTGGCCAAAAACGAAGGCCGCTCCACCGACATGCGGAAGATGGACTCCACCTCTCTTCTCGCCGAGCTCAAGCAGGCCGAGGCGGAGCTGAAGGAAGCCCGCCTGAACCTCTCGTTCACCGAAATCCGGGCGCCGATATCGGGCTACGTGAGCAAACGCTCCATTGAGGCGGGCGAGTTTGTCGATCCGGGGCGGCCGCTTCTCATTATCGTTCCGCTCCATAAAGTCTACATTCGGGCAAACTTCAAGGAGGTCCAGCTAGAGGATATTCGCGTCGGGCAGCCGGTCACCATCTATGCGGATGCCTACCCCAAACGTGCCTTCCAGGGTCATGTGGGCAGCATCTACACCGGAACGGGCGATGCCTTTTCGCTCCTGCCGCCGGAAAACGCCACGGGCAACTGGGTGAAGATCACGCGCCGCGTCCCTGTGAAGATCGTCCTGGATGTGACGCCGCCCACGCAATATCCTCTTCGCATCGGAATGTCGGCGTACGTGAGCGTGGACGTGCGCAACCGGAGCGGGCTCCGTCTTTTGGCTTATCCCAGTCGTGTCGAGAAAGACCAGAGAAGTACTCGCTGAAAAATGAAATGAGCGAAGAGCCCGGGAAGGAAAGCCAGGAAACACACTCGACGGGCTTGATGCTGCCCCCGATCCAGCGGAGGCTGGTCACCGTTGCCGTGATCATCGGTTCCTTTCTCGCGGTGATGGATGTCAGTGTAGTGAACGTGTCGCTGCCCCACATGATGGGAACCTTCGGGGTCAACATTTCGGCGGCCACCTGGATCGCAACGAGCTACAGCATCTCCGAAATCATCATGATCACCATGGCGGCCTGGTGGACCACCCTTCTGGGAAGAAAGCGTTTCTTGCTTTTGTCGTTCGGGTTATTCACGATTTTTTCCATCCTTGCGGGAACCTCTTCGACTTTCACCGAGATGATCATCTACCGGACCTTGCAGGGGGTCGGGGGCGGGGGGCTGATTCCGCTCGGGCAGGCCATCCTGCGGGAGTCGTATCCTCCGAACCGCCAGGGGATGGCCATGGCGTTTTACGGCATGGGCGTTGTTCTGGCGCCGGCGCTTGGACCCGTGGTGGGCGGGTGGTTGACGGAGGATTACGGCTGGCCCTGGATTTTCTATATCAATATTCCCTTCAGTGTGTTGGGCATGGTTCTGGTCAACGCTTATGTGTCCGATCCCTCTTATCTGAAGCGGGGAATCCGAAAGGTGGATTGGGGAGGGATCATCCTTCTGGGTGTCGGCCTGACCGGAATGCAGATCGTTATGGAAAGGGGTCAGGAAGAAGACTGGTTCGACTCTCACCTCATCATCGTCAGCACCGTGGTGACGATCGTGGCTCTTGTGGCAATGATCATCTGGGAGATGAAGGTGGAGGAGCCGATTGTCGATTT
Above is a genomic segment from bacterium containing:
- a CDS encoding carboxymuconolactone decarboxylase family protein, which gives rise to AIAHKPEFLRSLLSLTTVADGPGGVDPGFKEVLNIRASVLNGCHFCTQMHSNIAKAHKVSAEKIEGAKEGSASAAFDEKEKTALALCEESTRGVKVSDATFDALKAHYSEAEIVDLLGVIGVINMWNRLIVGLGF
- a CDS encoding HlyD family secretion protein; translation: MYWAIGVVSIAALLGAGSWWRYSQNYETTDNAYVHATVVPVSSRISGVITEVLTDDNLAVNAGDLIVRLDRSTYQVAVEKAEARVAVARGRYESGKISVTYSTGRSDALVDEVTARRGRLRQTLRSAQALLRQRRNEADAAAANFKKATDDLARKHRLYNEKVISEEELQQFMSTFKVAEANYKAAESAHMVETENISAVVQELKEVEASISLAKNEGRSTDMRKMDSTSLLAELKQAEAELKEARLNLSFTEIRAPISGYVSKRSIEAGEFVDPGRPLLIIVPLHKVYIRANFKEVQLEDIRVGQPVTIYADAYPKRAFQGHVGSIYTGTGDAFSLLPPENATGNWVKITRRVPVKIVLDVTPPTQYPLRIGMSAYVSVDVRNRSGLRLLAYPSRVEKDQRSTR
- a CDS encoding DHA2 family efflux MFS transporter permease subunit; protein product: MSEEPGKESQETHSTGLMLPPIQRRLVTVAVIIGSFLAVMDVSVVNVSLPHMMGTFGVNISAATWIATSYSISEIIMITMAAWWTTLLGRKRFLLLSFGLFTIFSILAGTSSTFTEMIIYRTLQGVGGGGLIPLGQAILRESYPPNRQGMAMAFYGMGVVLAPALGPVVGGWLTEDYGWPWIFYINIPFSVLGMVLVNAYVSDPSYLKRGIRKVDWGGIILLGVGLTGMQIVMERGQEEDWFDSHLIIVSTVVTIVALVAMIIWEMKVEEPIVDFRLLRNSPLSVTCIISLIFGVALFGTTFVLPQFVQNLLEYTAFHAGMVLLPRGIALFLVLPIVGRLYNYTGPRTLVTFGVSAIVFSLFDLSHLSLDVSVSSLAFPLFIMGLGMPAIFVTLSTVALGSVTPAETTAAAGLFTLARRVGGNIGYALLTTLLARRFALHRVTLIPYLTDMNGAFIAYKENLISFLLRQQVDLYTANAKALALIERMLNRQATMLAYNDLYWFMAILFIAIFPLIFFLPARAGFRRQMRG